GGATACTCGCTTCGGCAGTTTCACCGTCGTGGTCCAGGACGGCAAGGTGATCGGCTACGATGAGTTGACCAAACGGCGGATCGGTCGGTCCTGACCGCCACCGGGAACGCTCCTCGTGACCCGGGCTCAGATCCGTTTTGTTCCGCTTCACCAGAATAAGGGAATATCGGGCCGACCGGGAAACGGAGGCCGCGATCTGCCCTTGCTCCGCCTGTTCGCGGGGGAGTAAGGGGAAATTTCGCGCCTCTTCGTTTTTTTTCGGCGAAGGCCCGTCGTTCCAATCGGGCGTCCGACTCCCAGGTGTCGCAGCCCCAGAGGCCCAGTTCGACCGCCGGGGGCAAAGAGCCTTTCCGGCGGAATTCCAATGTCGAAGGGAGAGCGAACTTTGAAGGTCAAGAAGTTCACCGTCATTGCCCTTCTGATCGTGGCCCTCATCGCCACGACAGCCCTGGCCGGCTGCTCTTCGGGTTCCTCCAGCAAGAGCAAGCTGATCATCGGTTCCCTCCAGGAGCCGAAGGACATCAACCCGCTGACCAGCGAAATGGTCGCCTCGGCCGAGGTCGAGACCCTGATCTACGAGCCGCTCGTCCAGATCACGGACAAGCTCGAGTGGATCCCGGCCCTGGCCAAGGAAGTCCCGACGACCGCCAACGGCGGCGTGTCGACCGATGGCAAGACCATCACCTACAAGCTCCGTAACGATGTCAAGTGGAGTGACGGGAAGCCCTTCACCTCGAAGGACGTCAAGTTCACCTGGCAGGCGATCATGGACCCGAAGACCAACGTCGTTTCCCGCTCTGGTTATGAGCTCATCGGCAGCATCGACACCCCGGACGACTACACCGCCGTCCTCCACATGAAGGATGTCTACGCCGATTTCCTTTCGATGTTCAACATCGTCGTCCCCGAGCACGTCTACGCCGGTAAGGACCTGAACAACGACCCGGGTTGGAAGACCCCGGTCGGCACCGGCCCGTACACCCTGACCAAGACCGAGGAAGGTAGCTACCTGGAGTTCACCGCCAATAAGAACTACTACCGCGGCAAGCCGAAGGTCCAGACGATCATCTACAAGATCGTCCCCGATACCAACGTCATGTTCACCCAGCTCCAGACGGGTGAGGTCGACGGCTTCCTGAGCTTCAACTGGAACCAGCTCCAGCAGATCCAGGGGCTCAAGAACCAGCAGGCCTTCGTCACCCCGGGCTTCCTCTGGGAGCACATCGACCTCAACGAGAACGACATGAAGGACCTGACCAAGCCCAGCATCTTCGCGGACGTCAAGGTCCGCCAGGCGATCATGTACGCCTTTGACCGCAAGGCCGTCGTCGATACGGTCATGTACGGGCGGGTCCAGATCGCCAACGCCGACCAGGTCCCCATCTCGCC
This genomic stretch from Bacillota bacterium harbors:
- a CDS encoding peptide ABC transporter substrate-binding protein yields the protein MKVKKFTVIALLIVALIATTALAGCSSGSSSKSKLIIGSLQEPKDINPLTSEMVASAEVETLIYEPLVQITDKLEWIPALAKEVPTTANGGVSTDGKTITYKLRNDVKWSDGKPFTSKDVKFTWQAIMDPKTNVVSRSGYELIGSIDTPDDYTAVLHMKDVYADFLSMFNIVVPEHVYAGKDLNNDPGWKTPVGTGPYTLTKTEEGSYLEFTANKNYYRGKPKVQTIIYKIVPDTNVMFTQLQTGEVDGFLSFNWNQLQQIQGLKNQQAFVTPGFLWEHIDLNENDMKDLTKPSIFADVKVRQAIMYAFDRKAVVDTVMYGRVQIANADQVPISPYYNDNVTKYTRDVAKAKALLAEAGWKAGSDGILVKNGKKFEFTLGTTAGNASREKIEQIFQQNLAEVGIKVNIKNAEAAAFFEATQKRQFEAALYAWQSGVDPDDLTLWHSKQIGEGQNYVGYKNAELDQLLDQGQKTMDVAQRKQIYRRVQEILATELPTIFIYYRATLDAVNTGLKNFKPNPTLRTNFWNAWEWEFNRVAAQ